One part of the Microbacterium aurugineum genome encodes these proteins:
- a CDS encoding LacI family DNA-binding transcriptional regulator — protein sequence MSGRTTIHDVAKAAGVSVSTVSKAVNGRYGIADETVRRVLDVVQELGYESSLVASSMRARRTGVIGVLLADFEPFSAEILKGVGAAVHGTGFDLLAYSGSRHGQGEGWERRSLSRLSGTLIDAAIMVTPTVVGASAEIPVVAIDPHTGRADLPTVESDSFGGALTATRHLIELGHRRISFLGGRPDLRSAGLRDAGYRRALADAGIPVDPDLIRAGRYELETTRDSARILLAGPERPTAVFAANDLSAIAVIEVAHELGLRVPQDLSVVGFDDVPEATRRALPLTTIQQPMRRLGAVAAEMVFALLAGEPIEEMNVTLPTRLVVRATTAAIART from the coding sequence ATGAGCGGGAGAACGACGATCCACGATGTCGCGAAGGCGGCGGGCGTCTCGGTGTCGACGGTGTCGAAGGCCGTCAACGGACGCTACGGGATCGCGGATGAGACGGTCCGACGTGTGCTCGACGTCGTGCAGGAGCTCGGCTACGAATCGAGCCTGGTGGCCAGCAGCATGCGCGCCAGACGCACCGGCGTGATCGGGGTGCTCCTCGCCGACTTCGAGCCGTTCAGTGCCGAGATACTCAAGGGCGTCGGCGCAGCGGTGCACGGCACCGGTTTCGATCTGCTCGCGTACAGCGGGTCGCGGCACGGACAGGGCGAGGGGTGGGAGCGCCGATCTCTCAGCCGCCTCTCCGGAACGCTCATCGATGCCGCGATCATGGTCACGCCCACCGTCGTGGGGGCCTCGGCCGAGATTCCCGTGGTCGCGATCGACCCGCACACGGGCCGGGCCGACCTGCCGACGGTCGAGTCGGACAGCTTCGGCGGGGCTCTCACCGCGACCCGCCACCTCATCGAGCTCGGCCATCGCCGGATCAGCTTCCTGGGCGGTCGCCCCGACCTCCGCTCCGCGGGACTGCGTGACGCCGGCTATCGGCGTGCGCTCGCCGACGCCGGCATCCCGGTGGATCCCGACCTGATCCGCGCGGGGCGCTACGAGCTGGAGACGACGCGGGATTCGGCGAGGATCCTCCTGGCGGGTCCGGAGAGGCCGACGGCCGTGTTCGCCGCGAACGACCTCTCCGCCATCGCCGTGATCGAGGTCGCGCACGAGCTCGGGCTCCGGGTGCCGCAGGACCTCTCGGTGGTCGGGTTCGACGATGTGCCGGAGGCCACCCGACGAGCCCTGCCGCTCACCACCATCCAGCAGCCGATGCGTCGACTCGGGGCGGTGGCCGCGGAGATGGTCTTCGCGCTGCTCGCCGGCGAGCCCATCGAGGAGATGAACGTGACCCTGCCGACGAGGCTGGTCGTGCGGGCGACCACGGCGGCGATCGCCCGCACGTAG